The proteins below come from a single Chiloscyllium punctatum isolate Juve2018m chromosome 18, sChiPun1.3, whole genome shotgun sequence genomic window:
- the LOC140489262 gene encoding 3-mercaptopyruvate sulfurtransferase-like: protein MALARTVVSAAWLAKAISSAKAGPLRVLDSSWYLPKMQRDGRKEFKEKHIPGATFFDLDECSDRSSPYEHMMPGQELFSRYLANLGICNDTHVVIYDASDFGLFSAPRVWWMFRAFGHSRVSVLDGGFINWRREGLPVTSELQDYPVAEYKAKAKPQVKSYQEILDNIQSKQFQLVDARPEGRFKGTEPEPREGIEPGHIPNSINIPFNTFMDPETLRMKSEKELHCLFEDHNVNLNKPLVGSCGTGITACFVALGAYLCGKENVMIYDGSWQEWFTRADPSHIISERKEKIK, encoded by the exons atGGCGTTAGCTCGCACTGTGGTATCTGCTGCCTGGCTGGCCAAGGCAATCAGCAGCGCTAAGGCCGGACCGTTGCGGGTCTTGGACTCCTCCTGGTATTTGCCAAAAATGCAGCGGGACGGCAGGAAGGAGTTCAAGGAGAAGCACATCCCCGGCGCTACCTTCTTCGACTTGGACGAATGCAGTGACCGCTCCTCCCCTTACGAGCATATGATGCCCGGGCAGGAGCTTTTCTCCCGATACTTGGCCAACCTGGGCATCTGTAACGACACCCACGTCGTCATCTACGATGCCAGCGATTTCGGACTGTTTTCTGCCCCCCGGGTCTGGTGGATGTTCCGGGCTTTCGGTCACAGCCGGGTGTCGGTGCTGGATGGCGGCTTTATCAATTGGCGCAGGGAGGGTCTCCCGGTCACTTCGGAACTGCAGGACTACCCCGTGGCTGAGTACAAGGCAAAAGCCAAACCCCAGGTCAAAAGTTACCAGGAGATCCTGGACAACATCCAGAGCAAACAGTTCCAGCTGGTGGATGCCAGGCCTGAGGGCAGATTCAAAGGCACCGAGCCTGAACCCAGAGAAG GTATTGAACCTGGGCACATCCCCAATAGTATCAATATCCCTTTTAATACCTTCATGGATCCAGAGACTCTCAGGATGAAGAGTGAAAAGGAGCTGCACTGCTTGTTTGAGGATCACAATGTCAACCTGAACAAACCACTGGTAGGAAGCTGTGGCACCGGGATCACTGCTTGCTTTGTTGCCCTTGGTGCCTACCTCTGTGGGAAAGAAAATGTGATGATCTACGATGGCTCCTGGCAAGAGTGGTTCACCCGAGCTGACCCCAGTCACATTAtctcagagagaaaggagaaaatcaAATAG